GTGATGAATTAATACGGAGATGTACCTCATAAGTGGAGAAGATGGTTGGCTGCAATTTCTTGATATCAAAAGTGGGAATGACAACGTTAGTAATCGTATTGCTAAGACGAGTATCTTTCAACTTCTCCTTGACGACTTCATGCAGGTATTTTCCATCGTATTTTGGTCCTATTATAGCTTGCACCATGTTCCCAATTGGAGCAAACAAACCGCTACATATTTGTTAATTCATCAAAATTGTAAAATTCAGTTTAGCGTTAGCACAAAAAGAATGGAAATGTACAGTACCAGAGAGCAATTTATATAGTTGTATATATACCATTTCTTTTGTGGAAAGATCTTTGGACAGTGTTCTAAGTAGAATGGTGTAATATCTTTGGCTGCATAAAGTGGACGATCATTTTCGTCAGGAGCAGTTAACATGGCCGTCACAAGACCACCAGTGCTCGTTCCAGCAATCACGTCAAAGTAATCTGCAAGTCTCGCATCATTACCATCTAACTCCTGTAAATTTCATGCTATCAATTTTATTTGTCATGTATGTGTTACAGTGCAGTGCAGtcactagtgatattgtccgaTTTGGGTTGAGGTTAGAGATCTAGCTacctaattatacttgatatgaTTGACTTTGACGTATACagatgggcatggattggttatcttcttTCTATGCTATCTTCGATTGCCATGTAAAGATAATTAAGTTTGAGATATCGAACGAACCTAGTTTTATCCTTAAAGGGGCCAGGTTCCAGGGATTGGTAATATTTTTTATACTCTATCTTTTATATGAAAAGTTGAAAACCCAAGACGGACAATATCAATAGTGGGACTGGGTTGTTACAACATGCAAAAATTAAAGCCATAAAAGAGGAAATGAATCGATCATTATATAGTATAATACAAATGAATATATAAGAAATTTGACCTGAAGTTGGGATTCAAGAAAACTGAGAATGGTAGCTGGAATAATTCCTCGAATGCCACCTCCATCAATGCTAAGAACAGTGATCAAGTCTCCGTAAGTTGGAGGTTGGATTTGAGATGCTTTTCTCTCCATTTGTGGTAATTTAGTCATCTAAACTGATATTCTAATCAAAAGAGGGTAATAAAACTGATTCGAAATGAAGCTAGAAGGCTTGGACAAAACTGTTGAACTTATGAAGTGAGTGTATTATGAGAATATTATTGAAGTAGTTTATGATATCTTTTGCAATGCATAAGGAAACATATTTATAGGCCTCGCTCTCGATCGAGAGACTTGGTGACTTAAGGGTCAATGATTGACTTATCAAATGGAGATGTTTCAATGAAAAGTTAAAGAAAATTCTGGGAAACATGTAGCAATAAGGACTGAGTATCGTGAAATGAAGCTAGAGAATTGGTATTATTCAATTAAATTGGACTTTTACACTGAAAATATATCTTGTTCAGCATGCAAGATTAAAGCCGCCAGCGTAAAGTATTATTACTCGTACAAGTTTGTGTGGTTATGGATTGGACCACATCTAAGTACTATGGACTTTCTTAGATTTGATTTGTCAAACTAGTGTatctttttttgttttcttgGTTCAATCATTTGGTATCCGGAACTTGGTGACCGGATTCGCTGTACAGGGCACGTAAGCGCTCGCAACCAAAAATTTCTCTACTCTAGAGCTCGAATCCGAGACCTTTAATTAATGACCAAGAAATCTTATATGCATCCCGCTTCATCCGTTGGTGCATGGTAACCTAACCTTCTGAGATTATTTGCCTTATTCTTAGTCTTAACTTTTTTATTTTAAGTGCTAATATTTCTTATCGTGAAAGAAATGAGATTGAATTGAGAGAAATAGTCAAAGTCGTCAAGAGCATATCTCTTGTTGCATACGACGAGTATGACTAGTCTCTTGTACTCCCTATCATTGAAGGTGAACTTTTCAAGCTTCTTTAATTTATTGGTTAAATGGGAAGTTTGGCATAAGTTTAGTAGTTTACTAATCAACGTCGAAAGAGATTTTCCCTACGAAAACACATAAAACACTGTCATCTTATACTCGATAATACTATTGCAAACATGATAATTTTCTAAGTAGAAGAGTAAACAATGCTTTTTAATATAATGTACCTCTTTAATTCCCTCACTTAAATCACATGCATCAGAACATTTGGTATTCTATTTCTTTATATCTCAAAGATTATTTATAACTAGAGTAATTTCAAACTATAAGGACGTCCTGGAATGTAATTCATATGTGTAGTCAATTGTTGATTACTTACCTCTGATTtttgtattaagaaattcattaaatatctataaatatttaaCTGTAAACTCAATAATTATTGTATATATAGATTGAGATTGTCGTAGGAACACGAAAATTCAAATCCTGAATATATCTCTTGTCTATATAATCGTCATACCATTCTCCATTAATGTAAATCATGACCCTATTGAGTAGTTTCTCTATATGACATGTTCTTGTCATTTATGCTACTATACGCGCATTTGTTTCCGCAACCAGTAACGTGTGTCAAAAGCAATAGCTAACCATAGGACATTCTCTCTTGTCTACAAATTTaggttatttcattatatttaatGAAGATTAAGTCAATGGACCTGAATTTATACAACCTATATTGGCCCTACCCACTTTCTCAGACGGCTGAAATTGCATTATGAAACGGATAGGATGAAACGGCAGTTAAGTATTTGGGTAAAGTTCCCATAGATATTTATTTTTACACTACATACTAtgttcttattttttttcttttaataaaaatgagaaattAGCTAGCTAGCTACAGGTTTCTAAAGGAAATGGAGAACTGGGTTTAGTATTTAAAAATGACTAAGTTTTCAAGTACTTCCATTTGGTAAAGAATACAATTTTGTGTGTGTAATGCCTAATGTTGTTACGATTTGCAGGGTCAGGCTTAGGTCACGGCACAGAGGTCGTGTTATTCATTTATTTCATGTAATGAATTTCTTATTCTCCTTTTAATTGGTATGTGATAATTTTTATTACTTTTTTGACATGTAATAACTTGATTGTTTATCTAAATGCCTTGATAAACTGAAAACATGAAAACCAGCATAAACTTGGAAAAATCATAACCCAACATTTTGATACATGAATGTCATTCTATCTTTTCGTTTATTTGGTTTTCAAAAGTAAATAAATCATCATTTCTAAAAGCTAACAATTTTGGACAACTGAAGACATGCAGAAGGAGCAAATCTCTTAGGAATCCTGCAAACATATCGTAGGAACTGTAATGGTCCTCCTCATTGAGTGAGTTTCTTCATACAAGGGTATAGCACATCGAAATCATCAATTCGAAAGCTGAATTCCGAGAAGAAGTGAATCAGCAATAAACAAACGGGAAGTTGGGGCAGAGGATCTTTTCACCTGGCTAGAAAATCACAGTATTCATCGTCCATAAAATTCCAGTCGGAGGGAAACCATGTATACTAATACTCGCCACCAATTATTTGCTTGTAACAGTGGGTTGAAAAATGTCCAGAGTTTGAAACTGGGGCCGGCTAAATTCGCATCTCAGATAAAACAGAGAAATGGGGGATAAAACTATGTCAATTTTACTGGAAGAAAATTATGCCGTTATCAATTCACAACTGGGAACATAACATGCAATGTTGAGCTTCTAGAAAGATGAGGAGAAGTTGAACTGCACACCAGTCTTCCCTCGGTCATGCTCTTGCTGCTTCAGTATGTAGCAGTAATTAACCTGGTGATATAATCAAAATGTCAAGCACTTGAGACAGAATAGTTCAAAGAATTTATGTCCAATATCATCCTGTAATTTCGACTCTTATCAAATTACATTTATGTGTCTGAACATCTAATACCAAATTCAGATTTAGATAATCATCGAGCCATAGGTGTTGCCAAAAGGCAAGAAACATAGGAAACTGCCAAAATTTGTTGGGCTTATTGCTCAAAGCACATAGCATTTCTGAAGGAGCTTTAGTGGAGACAAGCGCAATTGAAGAGcaaataaaaatttatatgtgATACAAGAAAAAGAATTAAAACTTTTTTTGCTTGGTAAAACCAGCCACCCAACACAGAAGTGCACCACTTGCTTCTTCTCACTTTGCTCCATTGGTGACTCAACCTCCAACCAAAGGTTTGGAGTGGAGGGTCCTTTACCAATAGGATATACCTCTCCCTTGTCAATGCAAGCAAAATACTATAAAACCAAAAGGCATTTATATGGATAATGGAATTGAAAAATTATACAATTAAGTGCAATGTATGAAGTGATGAAAGGCCAATTTTGAAAACCATGTACAAATTTCAGATGCAAAAATACCCTCTTTGTTTCTTATTTAAATTTACAAAATAGTTTTCTTACACTAAATCCTGAATTTCTCGTTCCTAAAAGCTCACACATTCATTCTTTCAATTTACGAGCTATGAATATCATGTCATGTCGCCCTCCTGGGTGCAGCCCTATGAGCGACAAGACACACCTTAGTATATGCACTAACGCACTATCTAAGTGAGGGGAAACATCCAGCTTGCGCTACAACTAGTTTCAGGTTTTAAGTGCGCCTCAAGCGAGTTTTTAACAACACTGAGTAATAAATCCCAAAGCAGCATCTTCACTTCAGTAGCTAATGCAAAGAAACTGAGCAAgtgccccccccccccaaaccccaaCTCACCTTTTCCCAAAAACCCCGAGGAAAAAAGGAacatttcttttttttataaCTGAAAGATCCCCGAGGGCCTATGGCGCACGGGAGCTCagccctctacccttctccacttaagtACCATGCTTTTGTTCGAACCCATGATAAAGGTTAAAAAAAGAAACAGTTTCTTTAATTTCTATTCTTATTTCCTAAGTCAAGATAGCAAGCCATCATAGGCTCCACATAGCAGAAAGACTAGCCTAACCAAACTATTAATTCAATCTTTTCCCAACTATTAATTCAATCTTTTCCCAACAGATTATTTACTTCAATGGTTGAGGTGCATCACTGAGCAATGTCTTTCAAGAAAATTCTTCTAGGAACATTCTTGACAACATTCCTCTCCCAAACCCCCTCACTCCTCCAGAACCTCACTCTCTGCCCTCTCCTCCACCCATCTTTTACCAGGATGACCTGTCCAAAGACACCATATTATTTATCAGGGGGTCAGAATTGAGTCTCACTTTTGTTCTTTACCCCCAGAAGTGGAAACTCCCGTGTTTTGAATTGTGCAACAGCAAAAAAGACATGTAGCTTGTATGTGCATAATGGACAAGGGAACAAATTTCACAGCGAAGAAGGAAAATCCACAAGCAGATCTTAACATGGATTACTTACCTCCATTCGGAAGAGCTTGGTCGGTACAATGACACCAAATCCAGCTGAAGCTCGGAATGATTCATGGAATTTCTGTAAAGACAAATCTTTATacgcattttctgttaatttgtTCAGGCTTCCGGTACAAGCAAAAGCATGGCCATGAATCCCAGCTTCTCTCAATACCCGCAATGGTAGATCAAAAGAAAGGTCCGCAAAAGCAGTAACAGCGAGATCTCCTCCCACAAAATCCATTGCAGAAGCTGCATCATAGCTCTCATCACTGGAATTCTCTACAACTTGCCTTCTAGGTTCAGCAGGTCCCAATCCCCTGGTCTTGAAGCCCAATAAAGATGATGGCCCCCCAAGTGCACAAACTGGAGAGGAATTACCACCCAGAAAAAATTTCTCAGGTAAAAAGGTAGGCAGACTTAAGGACCCACTCCCCCATGGGACAGTTACACCAGCAGAAATTCCAATGTTGAGAGCAGCATTATAAAATCCCAGAGGTAAAGCATAGCGGAAGTCCAACTCCTGTTCAGAAATCCATAAGTTTTGTTATACTGTGGATCTGATAGTTCAGAAGCATATATAGGTTCAGAATCAGACTGTCATAATGGTGGGAAATATATGATTGATAGATACCAGGCAAGATGGCGATAACGAGTTACAAAACTATTCTACTGCCACTAGCAGTCGATCTAAATGAGAGTGAGATATAGATTACATCTGAAACAACAAAACAGAATGGGTAGAAGGAAAACTGCAGTTAAATCTAACTGTTCAACATCAAAAGAAACCTAGATAGTAACAAAGTTATTTAAGAAAAACTTAAAGAGATTTCAGTCACACAGACGGAAAAtctatttgagaaagaaaaaaaaaaagagaaaaaataacaGACAGTGAACTGTACGAACCTGACGGAGAAAGCGTAACCCCCGGTGATCTGGTAGGAGGCCACCAATTTGAGAAGACGAAAGAAAGGCATATCCTCGGGTTGGTCTCAGAGGAGAGTTTCTCCTATCAATTTTAAATGTATACTTTAGAGCTGAAATTAAACTATGTCCAAGCTGTCTCCTCACTGCTCTCGATGACATTTGTGATGGGTCAGTCAAGGCTCGCCAAGAGAGACTGTATGCCAAATCATGCCTTCTGGATGACAGTAGGCCAAGAGAAAGTCCCAAAGCTCGTTCTTTGTAAGAGGAGAACTTCAGCCAATCTTGAGAAAGAAGAGATAATCGAGCTGTCACAGGGGTGATCAATCTTTTGAATCTGGGTAGACACACACCAGCACTAACCTCTGAAGTCAGGTCCCAGCCATAAGCCAAAGACCCATCCCATATATCCCCATAACCTAACAAGTTTTTCAGCTTCAATGAACCTTCAAGCGACCAAGCTCTAGCCTACAGAAGCAAATTGAAATTTTAATCAAATTCCAAGAGAAAAAACAGCAACTGATGTAAGCACGCTGCTTCCATAATTCCGAAGCATGTTCACACACCACGTGAGAGAACCCAATAGTTCACCAATAGCAAGATCACAGAACAGATTTTAGTTACACATGCAAACTGAAGTGAAAAAAACATAACAGCTTGAGTCTTTTCTCTCATCTCTCTATAGTATCAAACTTTGGTTATTGACTCTCTTCTTTAAATATTAGGTCTTTGGCAAATATCCCGAGAAACTCTTATTCTATTTTTATCCTTCATAATATCAGGGTTTGCTATTGAGGCCCTTATCTCAATTTGAATTTCCAGTAAAAGTTCTGAAAGGTCTTCCCTTATTTTACTTCACGAAATTACAATTTGTGCAATGAGTCCCTCCTCTAAATGTTGATTCCTACTCTGAGTTTCAACAACTTTTCCAATTACTCTTTACCCTCATTCTAGCAATGTTAATGAAGCCCTAGAGATTTCTAACAGATACTTCTCTCTGGAAATTGAGAAATAGACTTTTTCATGTGGGACAAGAAGCACATTCTTTCATTGTGCAGTAACCGCCAAATTTCTGAAAGAAAGAATTCCAGCAccactttatttttttttgatgaagtagcACCACTTTTCTTTTTGGAGATTGTAAACTATTTCGGAGAGACTATTTCAACGATAATATGCAGATGTTGTTCCTTCAATCATCCTTATCAAAAAATAAGTGTTCCTTTAATCAATAACTTTTTCCAACATAGTTTACTTTCCTGTTTTCATAATTTTCTGAGACAGACTTTCCTGCTTACATACAAGCTAAAGCTGCTCATTAATTTGACTTGATCAAGGGACTAAAAATAGTTATAAGCTAGAATGCTCTAGATTCATCGTATGTTTAGGTTAGTAGTGTGGAATATTTATCCAATTCTGTGATGCTTATGAATCTCGGTATTTAGGGTGTTAAAGGGGATGAGAAGAGTacaaaaaaagagaggaaaatgGAAGACGGAAGCTTCAAGAACCAATCCAAGACaagttctcttcttctttttcttttttcctttttcacaATCCCGTTAAGACTATTAAGGGAACAGTATCATTAATGTCTATGGTCTACAAATACCATTGGATGATGAAATTAAACTAAATTGGGAAGATACTATACCTTCATCCACGGGATTCAAATGACCAAcagaatttattttttatttttttgacagGTAATGACCAACAGAACTTTATTAGTTCTTGGGAGAGATCTGCAAGGACATATAACTAAATAGAGCAACAGTTTCGACCAAAGACATGGAGAAATAGTTGTGGCAGCCGAAAATGCATAAGTGGAAGGCTGTCTAGAGGCTCCTCTAACTTATGATCTAGTTTTAACCAATACTTATTTTAAAAGAAGTAATCACAGTTGATAATATTTGAAAGTACACGCAAGAAATAGGCTAATTCAGCATCCTTTTGTTCAATTTCTCGTGGAGTAAAATTCTCGTGAGTACGAGTCAAGGGAATGGACCCCTTCCTCGGATGTCCATATAAAGAACACGACGAGACACAAGCAATAAGACACATAATAATTGCAAAATCATACAAAAGTAGCCCTAGCCACCTAATGGTCCTGGAGGTTGGATGTGAAGCTAAAGAGTTAGAAGAGCTACGAGGAGCCAAAAATTTGGTGGGAGAAGCTAAAATGCATAAACCAGATAGCATTCAGTGACAAGATAGTGAAGGAAGGAGGATGACATTTAGAAGCCAATACAGACATCCTTCGGAAAGAAATGATAGGTTGCATTAGAAAAAGTAGCAAATGGAGTTCTGGGTACATCTAAAAGCCTAGGACTTCAACCATAAGAATCATGATAAAGGAGTAAGCAGGTGCAAAGAGCTATTAAAGCAAAACGAGAGTATATGAGGTTACCAACAGCAGATCTTTCTCCATTTTCTTTCTAGTATATGAGGTTACCAACAGCAGAAAAGGGGTAACGATCTGAACCTAGTTAACTGTAATAACTCAGCTAAGTTTTGATCAAAGATAGGGCGATCAAGATAGAAATGAGACATAAATCATGAGAATAATTTTGCAAATCTTCATACATCCATGACAGACAAAACTTGGCTGACTCTAAGAAATAGGACTATTCAAGTAAAGATGCCACGGCAACAATAAAGAACACCGGATGGCCGAAATTAGAGGAAAGGGAGGAAATGGAAATTGTCTGATCCAACAAATCAATTACTGCATGGAAGGTAACTCAGAAGAGTCACAGACAAATGACTGTATGAAAGTTGAGGAGAAGTCCATACTACGAGGAGAAAATTTAACCATATATCATATCAAAGGGGAACATGGATATCATGTTCACACTCATGCTAGAAAGTGATTGGAACTTGGGAACATGCCAACAACGAGATGCTGGATAATAGATTTTAATATAGACAGATGCGGACctaggatttgaagtttatgggttcctaCAACGACCTCAAGTTAATATACGATAATAACTAGGTTCACAgccaaatatttataaatatttagtgaATTTCTTAATACATACACAGGGCCTGCAAAAACTACTGGATCCAGTGAACCCACAGGTTACACTGTAGATACACATAGATGTCCAAGTCCGCGAATAAAGCAGTCACTTACCTAGGCTGTTCAACTGGCTGTCATTCCAAGCTTAAAACAGATGAAACAAGGAACTGACATATCAAAGTTATTAGAGTATAGTGGTTGAATAAGGGACAAATATTGAACATGAACAGGAGCACATTTTTCTGAGTTATTCATTGTAGTGCAGCCAATTAAATGTTTTAATTGCAAAGTGTCACATGTTCCTCATTCACACATCAACCAACCGGTATAGTTTGAATTTAAACGTATAATCAAACTCAGAAGAATGGAGTAATTCATAAAATACCTCAGGCTTGGAAAAAACTCCAACACTTCCGGTAAGTGGATTTTCACTTTCCACAACCTCAACAACCACATTAGTAGTCCCAGGCAGCTCCGGTGGGCCGGAATCAAGAGTAATATTAACGGAATCGAAAATATCGAACTGTTGAAGTCTCGCATTAGCAATACTAGCCGCCTTAAGCAGCTCCTGAACAGTTGTGGCATTTTTTAGGGCTTCTACCTCAGCTTCGATGAGTGATTCTTTAGTCTTAGTATTGCCTTTAATAATCACATCGTGGACTCGTAAAGGTACTCGCTCTGACGATAGCCGCCGGAATAAACTCTCCATTTTAACCCTATCGGAACGCATTCGAGATTCTTCGGTAACTGGCTTGGGCtgtacttcttcttcttcatcttcatcttcgtCTTCTTCCACGATTTCTTCGTAATCGACGTCTTCGTCGGGTTCGGtctcgtcgtcgtcgtcgtcgtcgatCGGCCGTCGGCGATTTTCTTCGGGTGAGGAAGCCATAGATGATGAGAGTTAAAAGAGGGTTGCAAAAGGTAGGCGGGTTTATAGAGAAGAGAAGACTTGGGAAAAAAGgccccaaaaaaataaaaatataagggGCAAAGCAAAACGGCGCTGGGGGGTGGCTTACTAGTGAATGCTGCAGATGGGTTCTGTGTGAGTTTTTCGGGTTTTACACCTAAGATGTATGTTCTTTTTTATAATTTGCACCTTATTCCGTTCATATTAGTAATTTGTAGCGTCATTAAAAtggttaaaataaaataattattatttattaaaaaataatttggattaatttttttaaaaattaatcaaatatagataagaactatattatttatttaaaaaatcgATAACCAATAAATAATTAAtgagtttaatttttatatttataaaacGTGAAAAATTTCAACTTTGGGAGActaaaaattctcccaaaagtaatcatattcaagaagccatggatatTTATATTTTTCGTCGGTTAACCCGATTTATccatattaaatatgggtcgggacGAATACTTTATCCATCTTTTTGCATTATCAGTTTTCGACTCGCTCATATCTGATACGGCTCGCCCGTTTGATACCCCTAGTAATTTGCACCCTAATTTCCTACTAATAATAAAATCACTCTCCTTTAACTTTTCTCTTAGaggggaaaaaagaaaaatacaaccCATATCTTAACTTTTCACGATCAATCGACTCAAATAAACTTTTCTTTGAAGAGAAGAGGACAGTGTAAATCTAACTCATATTTATTGTGTGAATAATTTTACGTTGATATAATTAAACTACAAATTTGGATGGTAACTCAAAATAAGTTTTGGGTAGAATATTggtcgaaattaattaaaattcaaCCAGATTTAACTCatcgaatttttttttaaaaaaagtaaatcaTTTGACACCCTTGATTGAATGTAATACAATTACTAATAGGTGCAGTATTGAAAGATGATAaagtttctctccaaaagtaaATGAAACTTTTACGCAATACATATAACATTGGTGTTGTTGTAATTAATAGTTTTCCATGTTCTTCCTTATGATTTGGCAAGTAAATCCTCCTCTAGTTGTATATTTGTCAAGATAATAACATGATCTGAGGCTGACTTTCATCAAGAAGTACCTATAAATTATGTCTATTACTTCAATTTGTTAAATTCTAGTTGTAGTATAAAATATTATTGAAGTGACTACTTTTTTCACTAAATTCTTCGTCAATGGAAAACTTCGGTGCATTCTTCCGCTATTCCGTTTTCCTTATTGCTTACACTTGTGGTATGTATGCAACTACAATTGCTATTTGCGGTTTCCACTTGAacttacaattttt
This region of Nicotiana tomentosiformis chromosome 4, ASM39032v3, whole genome shotgun sequence genomic DNA includes:
- the LOC104086466 gene encoding uncharacterized protein → MASSPEENRRRPIDDDDDDETEPDEDVDYEEIVEEDEDEDEEEEVQPKPVTEESRMRSDRVKMESLFRRLSSERVPLRVHDVIIKGNTKTKESLIEAEVEALKNATTVQELLKAASIANARLQQFDIFDSVNITLDSGPPELPGTTNVVVEVVESENPLTGSVGVFSKPEARAWSLEGSLKLKNLLGYGDIWDGSLAYGWDLTSEVSAGVCLPRFKRLITPVTARLSLLSQDWLKFSSYKERALGLSLGLLSSRRHDLAYSLSWRALTDPSQMSSRAVRRQLGHSLISALKYTFKIDRRNSPLRPTRGYAFLSSSQIGGLLPDHRGLRFLRQELDFRYALPLGFYNAALNIGISAGVTVPWGSGSLSLPTFLPEKFFLGGNSSPVCALGGPSSLLGFKTRGLGPAEPRRQVVENSSDESYDAASAMDFVGGDLAVTAFADLSFDLPLRVLREAGIHGHAFACTGSLNKLTENAYKDLSLQKFHESFRASAGFGVIVPTKLFRMEVNYCYILKQQEHDRGKTGVQFNFSSSF